Below is a window of Streptomyces genisteinicus DNA.
CGGCCAGCTGGCCGTCTGGGACAGCAAGGAGCTGGGCGAGGTCGTCACGGACAGCGCGGGCTTCACCCTCTACCGCTTCGACAAGGACACCGCCAAGCCGCCGAAGTCCAGTTGCGAAGGCGACTGCGCGAAGACCTGGCCCGTGGTGGCCGCCGGCGGTGCCACCGCGGCCCCCGGCGTCGACCCCTCCCTGATCGGCGAGGTGACCAGGGCCGACGGATCGAAGCAGCTCACCATCGGCGGCTGGCCGATGTACCGCTACGCCAAGGACACCAAGGCGGGCGACGCCAACGGCCAGGGCGTGGGCGGCACCTGGTACGCCTCGGCGCCGGACGGGAAGAAGGCCCAGCCGGGCGGCGGCGAGGAGGCCGCCGGAGGGGAGGCCGGGGGTGAGGAGGCCGACCTCGCCGGGCTCTCGGTGCGCAAGGACCCCAAGCTCGGCGACATCGTCGTGGACCGGAACGGCATGACCGTCTACCGCTTCATGAAGGACTCCGCCTGGCCCATGAAGACGGCCTGCACCGGCGCCTGCCTGGAGAAGTGGCCCGTCGTCGAACCCGTCGAGAAGAACGACACGGCCGGCATCCTGAAGAAGGGCTTCGTCACCTTCGACCGCCCCGACGGCATCGCCCAGCAGACCATCGACTGCTGGCCCATCTACACCTTCTCCGGGGACGCCAAGCCCGGCGACACCAACGGCCAGGGCGTCGGCGGCACCTGGTACGCCGTCTCCCCGGAGGGCAAGCCGGTCGGAGCACCCAAGTAGTCCCCACGCAGCTCCGGCCCGCGCCCGGTCCGTCGCACACCCCCGGTGTGCCGGCGGGCCGGGCGCATGTGCGTCCCACAGGTACCGGCGTCCGGTGACGAACGGTCATGACGCGTGCGCATGACGTCTCGATATGACGACTTCCCGCCGCCCCGCCCGTGACCACGTCGTGTGACCAAGAACGGACCGCTAATTTCCGTTTGGACTCGCCCTCTTGGCGGGCGATCAGTAGCCTCGGCTCGAACACTGGCCATGGACATGGCCGACCCTCCGTGGCGACTTGTTGGAGACATCGATGGAGCGTCCCGCCTGGGCACCGCATGGCATCGACATATCGGTGCCGAGCGTTTCCCGCATGTACGACTACTACCTGGGCGGTTCGCACAATTTCGAGGTCGACCGGGAAGCCGCCCGCAAGGCGATGCAGTTCATGCCGGGCCTGCCGAAGATCATGCAGGCGAACCGGGCGTTCATGCGACGCGCGGTGAATTACGCCGCCGGCCGGGGAATCACGCAGTTCCTCGACGTCGGTTCCGGCATTCCCACCTTCGGCAACGTCCACGAAGTGGCCCGCCGGGCCGTGCCGGACGCCCGCGTCGTCTACGTCGACCACGACCCCGTCGCCGTCGCCCACAGCCGCAGCCTGCTGGAGGGCGACGACCGGTCCGCCGTGCTCGCCGCGGACCTGCGAAAGCCCAACCAGATCCTCGACAGCGCCGAAGTACGGGACCTGCTCGACCTGGACCGCCCGGTGGCCCTGCTCCTCGTCGCCGTCCTGCACTTCCTCCAGGACGGCGACGACCCGTACGCGGCCGTTGCCGCCCTGCGCGACGAACTCGCCCCCGGCAGCCTGCTGATCCTGACCCACGCCTCCTACGAGGGCGTCCCGGTGACCCCCGAGGCGGCCGGCGGAGCGGTCGGTGTGTACCGGGACATCCGCCAGCCGCTGGCCATGCGGGGCCGCGAGGAGATCTCGGCGTTCTTCGAGGGGTTCGAGATGACCGAGCCCGGTCTCGTGCCCATGCCCCACTGGCGGCCCGACGGGCCCGCCGACCAGGAGGACCCATACGCGTTCTCCGGTTACGCAGGGGTGGGGCACAAGGCGTGAGGCCCGACGCGCAGGCCGCCGTCTCCGCGGAGGAGCCGGACGCCCTGGAGGACCGCCTGAGGCGATTCGCGACCATCTGGAGCCGGGCGATCTTCCCCGTCACCGCCACGTCGCTGACCCGGCCGGAATTCGAACAGCATCTGCTGCCCGTGGCCCGCGAGCTCCACCAGGAGCTCCACGCCCGGCCGTTCACCCCGCAGCCGGCCCAGCGGGTGGGCGCCGCCCTCGTCGACGCCCACTGCACCGACCCCGAGGCGCTGAGCCGCACCCTCGGCGTCATCGACTCCTATCTCGTCCTGTACTGCGGCGACCCCGCGCAGAGCGCCGACGAGAGCCGTGCCCGCTGCGCACGGCTCCAGCACGCCGTCGCCGCCGGCTTCGCGCACGCACTGCGTGAGCGGACCCTCGCCGAGCAGGAGGCCATCGCCCGCTCCTCGCTCATGGCCCGCAGCGACGCGCTCCAGGCCATGCACGACACCGAGGTCCGCTTCCGGGCCGTCTTCGAGGGCGCGGCGATCGGCATCGCCATCGCGGACCTCGACGGCAACGTCCTGGAGGTCAACGACACCCTGACCCGGATGTTCGGCGGCCTGGAACACCACGTCCGCGGACGCCGGATGAGCGACTGGGCGCACCCCGAGGACCGCCCCCAGGTGTGGGACCTCTACCGGGAACTGGTGAGCGGCCGGCGCGAGGAGTACCGGACCGAGAAGCCGTTCTACCGCAACGACGGCACGGTGCTGTGGACCAACCTCACCGTCTCCCTGCTGCGCGACGCCGAGGGCGAGCCGCAGTACCAGCTCGCGCTGATGGAGGACACCACCGAACGCCGGCTGCTCAATCTGCGGCTGCGCTACGAGGCCACCCACGACGCCCTCACCGGGC
It encodes the following:
- a CDS encoding SAM-dependent methyltransferase encodes the protein MERPAWAPHGIDISVPSVSRMYDYYLGGSHNFEVDREAARKAMQFMPGLPKIMQANRAFMRRAVNYAAGRGITQFLDVGSGIPTFGNVHEVARRAVPDARVVYVDHDPVAVAHSRSLLEGDDRSAVLAADLRKPNQILDSAEVRDLLDLDRPVALLLVAVLHFLQDGDDPYAAVAALRDELAPGSLLILTHASYEGVPVTPEAAGGAVGVYRDIRQPLAMRGREEISAFFEGFEMTEPGLVPMPHWRPDGPADQEDPYAFSGYAGVGHKA
- a CDS encoding SCO0930 family lipoprotein, translating into MNTWRNASLAVTAAAVLALTTACGQDQGTTTPNGQAVGAANPAAPGDGGYGADAGYGSAGGGAAAEAKPAGQLAVWDSKELGEVVTDSAGFTLYRFDKDTAKPPKSSCEGDCAKTWPVVAAGGATAAPGVDPSLIGEVTRADGSKQLTIGGWPMYRYAKDTKAGDANGQGVGGTWYASAPDGKKAQPGGGEEAAGGEAGGEEADLAGLSVRKDPKLGDIVVDRNGMTVYRFMKDSAWPMKTACTGACLEKWPVVEPVEKNDTAGILKKGFVTFDRPDGIAQQTIDCWPIYTFSGDAKPGDTNGQGVGGTWYAVSPEGKPVGAPK